A single genomic interval of Sebastes umbrosus isolate fSebUmb1 chromosome 9, fSebUmb1.pri, whole genome shotgun sequence harbors:
- the LOC119494399 gene encoding signal-regulatory protein beta-2-like isoform X5, with translation MKIIFFILLVLKIGRCTDDLIFETKTIGVGQNITLTCTRQTSWRTTYLFWIRVVSGTFPEILGSTIAYDKEVVEETDRVTATQEPGAFVLHITKTQFSDTAVYYCIKVIRSNMTFSKGIFLRVIGSEPDITAVTQDFPSDPVRPGDSVTLQCSVLFDSEKKTCPGEHSVFWFRAGSDKSHPSLIYAQRNNSDGCEKSPEVRSQQKCVYSFSKNVSSSDAGTYYCAVATCGEILFGNGTKLDIEVAATLQTNDGTASGNQQSQQRNEDTVVYYTPVFTRRKAGNAGRRNQRKEETIYTDIRAFVRDQ, from the exons ATGaagatcatattttttattctgctCGTGCTCAAAATTGGAC gATGCACAGACGATCTCATCTTTGAGACAAAGACCATTGGTGTTGGACAAAATATCACTCTAACATGTACCCGCCAGACATCATGGCGTACAACATACTTATTTTGGATCAGGGTCGTTTCTGGAACCTTTCCTGAAATATTAGGAAGCACAATAGCCTATGATAAAGAGGTTGTTGAGGAGACTGATCGCGTTACAGCAACACAAGAGCCTGGAGCATTTGTTCTGCATATTACCAAAACACAGTTCAGCGATACTGCGGTCTACTACTGTATAAAAGTGATACGAAGCAACATGACATTTTCGAAAGGAATATTTCTGAGAGTCATAG GATCAGAACCTGATATCACTGCCGTCACTCAAGACTTTCCATCCGATCCAGTCCGTCCAGGAGACTCAGTGACTCTGCAGTGTTCAGTCCTCTTTGACTCTGAGAAGAAAACATGTCCAGGTGAACACAGTGTGTTCTGGTTCAGAGCCGGATCCGATAAATCTCATCCAAGTTTAATTTATGCCCAAAGAAACAACAGTGATGGATGTGAGAAGAGCCCCGAGGTTCGCTCTCAACAGAAATGTGTCTACAGCTTCTCTAAGAACGTCAGCTCCTCTGATGCCGGGACTTATTACTGTGCTGTGGCCACGTGTGGGGAGATATTATTTGGAAATGGGACAAAACTGGACATTGAAG tTGCCGCCACTCTGCAAACAAATGATGGAACAGCCAGTGGTAATCAGCAAAGTCAACAG AGAAATGAGGACACTGTGGTTTATTATACACCAGTCTTTACCAGGAGGAAAGCCGGCAACGCAGGGAGAAGGAATCAAAGAAAGGAAGAGACGATCTACACTGATATCAGGGCTTT
- the LOC119494399 gene encoding signal-regulatory protein beta-2-like isoform X2 — MKIIFFILLVLKIGRCTDDLIFETKTIGVGQNITLTCTRQTSWRTTYLFWIRVVSGTFPEILGSTIAYDKEVVEETDRVTATQEPGAFVLHITKTQFSDTAVYYCIKVIRSNMTFSKGIFLRVIGSEPDITAVTQDFPSDPVRPGDSVTLQCSVLFDSEKKTCPGEHSVFWFRAGSDKSHPSLIYAQRNNSDGCEKSPEVRSQQKCVYSFSKNVSSSDAGTYYCAVATCGEILFGNGTKLDIEVGSTCDSQNDNTIVFLLCAALAISLIVIAFLVYAIRKKSCNCCNVAATLQTNDGTASGNQQSQQRNEDTVVYYTPVFTRRKAGNAGRRNQRKEETIYTDIRAFVRDQ, encoded by the exons ATGaagatcatattttttattctgctCGTGCTCAAAATTGGAC gATGCACAGACGATCTCATCTTTGAGACAAAGACCATTGGTGTTGGACAAAATATCACTCTAACATGTACCCGCCAGACATCATGGCGTACAACATACTTATTTTGGATCAGGGTCGTTTCTGGAACCTTTCCTGAAATATTAGGAAGCACAATAGCCTATGATAAAGAGGTTGTTGAGGAGACTGATCGCGTTACAGCAACACAAGAGCCTGGAGCATTTGTTCTGCATATTACCAAAACACAGTTCAGCGATACTGCGGTCTACTACTGTATAAAAGTGATACGAAGCAACATGACATTTTCGAAAGGAATATTTCTGAGAGTCATAG GATCAGAACCTGATATCACTGCCGTCACTCAAGACTTTCCATCCGATCCAGTCCGTCCAGGAGACTCAGTGACTCTGCAGTGTTCAGTCCTCTTTGACTCTGAGAAGAAAACATGTCCAGGTGAACACAGTGTGTTCTGGTTCAGAGCCGGATCCGATAAATCTCATCCAAGTTTAATTTATGCCCAAAGAAACAACAGTGATGGATGTGAGAAGAGCCCCGAGGTTCGCTCTCAACAGAAATGTGTCTACAGCTTCTCTAAGAACGTCAGCTCCTCTGATGCCGGGACTTATTACTGTGCTGTGGCCACGTGTGGGGAGATATTATTTGGAAATGGGACAAAACTGGACATTGAAG TTGGCAGCACGTGTGATTCACAGAACGACAACACGATTGTCTTTCTGTTGTGTGCTGCTTTGGCTATCAGTCTGATTGTTATAGCCTTCCTTGTTTATGCCATCAGGAAAAAATCCTGTAATTGTTGCAACG tTGCCGCCACTCTGCAAACAAATGATGGAACAGCCAGTGGTAATCAGCAAAGTCAACAG AGAAATGAGGACACTGTGGTTTATTATACACCAGTCTTTACCAGGAGGAAAGCCGGCAACGCAGGGAGAAGGAATCAAAGAAAGGAAGAGACGATCTACACTGATATCAGGGCTTT
- the LOC119494399 gene encoding uncharacterized protein LOC119494399 isoform X3, translating to MKIIFFILLVLKIGRCTDDLIFETKTIGVGQNITLTCTRQTSWRTTYLFWIRVVSGTFPEILGSTIAYDKEVVEETDRVTATQEPGAFVLHITKTQFSDTAVYYCIKVIRSNMTFSKGIFLRVIGSEPDITAVTQDFPSDPVRPGDSVTLQCSVLFDSEKKTCPGEHSVFWFRAGSDKSHPSLIYAQRNNSDGCEKSPEVRSQQKCVYSFSKNVSSSDAGTYYCAVATCGEILFGNGTKLDIEGLNIWDLQKANTVLILSCAALAISLIVIAFLIYTIKMKTCDCCNAATASGHHQSQQRDEDSLTYSAPTFAKRKTGRAERRKVETAEGETTYTDVRTWVID from the exons ATGaagatcatattttttattctgctCGTGCTCAAAATTGGAC gATGCACAGACGATCTCATCTTTGAGACAAAGACCATTGGTGTTGGACAAAATATCACTCTAACATGTACCCGCCAGACATCATGGCGTACAACATACTTATTTTGGATCAGGGTCGTTTCTGGAACCTTTCCTGAAATATTAGGAAGCACAATAGCCTATGATAAAGAGGTTGTTGAGGAGACTGATCGCGTTACAGCAACACAAGAGCCTGGAGCATTTGTTCTGCATATTACCAAAACACAGTTCAGCGATACTGCGGTCTACTACTGTATAAAAGTGATACGAAGCAACATGACATTTTCGAAAGGAATATTTCTGAGAGTCATAG GATCAGAACCTGATATCACTGCCGTCACTCAAGACTTTCCATCCGATCCAGTCCGTCCAGGAGACTCAGTGACTCTGCAGTGTTCAGTCCTCTTTGACTCTGAGAAGAAAACATGTCCAGGTGAACACAGTGTGTTCTGGTTCAGAGCCGGATCCGATAAATCTCATCCAAGTTTAATTTATGCCCAAAGAAACAACAGTGATGGATGTGAGAAGAGCCCCGAGGTTCGCTCTCAACAGAAATGTGTCTACAGCTTCTCTAAGAACGTCAGCTCCTCTGATGCCGGGACTTATTACTGTGCTGTGGCCACGTGTGGGGAGATATTATTTGGAAATGGGACAAAACTGGACATTGAAG GACTCAACATCTGGGATCTGCAGAAGGCCAACACAGTTCTGATTCTCTCATGTGCAGCTTTGGCTATAAGTCTGATTGTTATTGCCTTCCTGATTTATACCATCAAGATGAAAACGTGTGATTGTTGCAATG CTGCAACAGCCAGTGGTCATCACCAAAGTCAGCAG AGAGATGAGGACTCATTGACCTATTCTGCTCCAACCTTCGCCAAGAGGAAAACtggcagagcagagagaaggaAGGTAGAAACAGCAGAGGGAGAGACGACCTACACTGATGTCAGGACTTGGGTGATAGATTAA
- the LOC119494394 gene encoding uncharacterized protein LOC119494394 isoform X3 has product MTRRLTALILLCTVYLIQTAELPHQISTTVVEVGGNITLDCPFSKMGGQPFYLYKQSLGYLAQTVIAVIVGKITPSEQFNNPRFTATKEDSQYSLTIRNVSKEDEATYFCLGGVTYSQSFVNGIFLAVNDRNQQKTFYVKQSPETESVQPGDSVNLQCSLLSKNKENADQCPDEHSVYWFRSGSREYHPGIIYAHSDEEEEKRCVYSLSKTIQSSSDNGTYYCAVVTCGEILLGEGTKVETRNDCDSGSELDPVVLVLGVLLACCAIVIVVLIFYGNRRKVCEHCKGWRTELCSTGFLHKESEKREEEDERVATRVFVLCC; this is encoded by the exons ATGACCAGAAGACTGACTGCTTTGATTCTACTTTGTACTGTGT ACCTGATTCAAACTGCAGAGCTTCCTCACCAGATCTCTACAACTGTGGTTGAAGTTGGTGGAAATATTACTTTAGACTGTCCATTTTCTAAGATGGGAGGACAACCATTTTACTTGTACAAGCAGTCTCTTGGATATTTGGCCCAAACAGTCATTGCTGTAATTGTTGGCAAAATAACACCTAGTGAACAATTTAACAACccacggttcacagcaacaaaagAGGATTCTCAGTATTCTCTTACCATCAGAAATGTCAGCAAAGAGGACGAAGCAACATACTTCTGTCTCGGTGGAGTGACGTATTCACAGAGTTTTGTTAATGGAATCTTCTTGGCTGTGAAcg ATCGTAATCAGCAGAAGACTTTCTATGTAAAACAAAGTCCGGAGACTGAGTCAGTCCAGCCGGGCGACTCAGTGAATCTCCAGTGTTCACTTCTCTCCAAGAACAAAGAAAACGCAGATCAGTGTCCAGATGAACACAGCGTGTACTGGTTCAGATCTGGATCAAGAGAATATCATCCAGGCATCATTTACGCTCACagtgatgaagaagaggaaaaacgtTGTGTCTACAGTCTGTCCAAAACTATACAGAGCTCCTCTGATAATGGGACTTACTACTGCGCTGTGGTCACATGTGGAGAGATCCTGTTGGGCGAAGGAACTAAAGTGGAGACAA GAAATGATTGTGATTCAGGATCAGAACTGGACCCAGTTGTCCTTGTGCTTGGAGTCCTGTTGGCCTGCTGTGCCATTGTGATTGTCGTCCTTATTTTCTATGGAAATCGAAGGAAAGTTTGCGAACATTGCAAAG GATGGAGGACTGAACTATGCAGCACTGGATTTCTCCACAAGGAAagtgaaaagagagaagaggaagacgagAGAGTCGCCACAAGAGTGTTTGTACTCTGCTGTTAG
- the LOC119494399 gene encoding signal-regulatory protein beta-2-like isoform X4 yields MKIIFFILLVLKIGRCTDDLIFETKTIGVGQNITLTCTRQTSWRTTYLFWIRVVSGTFPEILGSTIAYDKEVVEETDRVTATQEPGAFVLHITKTQFSDTAVYYCIKVIRSNMTFSKGIFLRVIGSEPDITAVTQDFPSDPVRPGDSVTLQCSVLFDSEKKTCPGEHSVFWFRAGSDKSHPSLIYAQRNNSDGCEKSPEVRSQQKCVYSFSKNVSSSDAGTYYCAVATCGEILFGNGTKLDIEVAATLQTNDGTASGNQQSQQRNEDTLVYCTPVFTRRKAGNAGRRNQRKEETIYTDIRASVRDQ; encoded by the exons ATGaagatcatattttttattctgctCGTGCTCAAAATTGGAC gATGCACAGACGATCTCATCTTTGAGACAAAGACCATTGGTGTTGGACAAAATATCACTCTAACATGTACCCGCCAGACATCATGGCGTACAACATACTTATTTTGGATCAGGGTCGTTTCTGGAACCTTTCCTGAAATATTAGGAAGCACAATAGCCTATGATAAAGAGGTTGTTGAGGAGACTGATCGCGTTACAGCAACACAAGAGCCTGGAGCATTTGTTCTGCATATTACCAAAACACAGTTCAGCGATACTGCGGTCTACTACTGTATAAAAGTGATACGAAGCAACATGACATTTTCGAAAGGAATATTTCTGAGAGTCATAG GATCAGAACCTGATATCACTGCCGTCACTCAAGACTTTCCATCCGATCCAGTCCGTCCAGGAGACTCAGTGACTCTGCAGTGTTCAGTCCTCTTTGACTCTGAGAAGAAAACATGTCCAGGTGAACACAGTGTGTTCTGGTTCAGAGCCGGATCCGATAAATCTCATCCAAGTTTAATTTATGCCCAAAGAAACAACAGTGATGGATGTGAGAAGAGCCCCGAGGTTCGCTCTCAACAGAAATGTGTCTACAGCTTCTCTAAGAACGTCAGCTCCTCTGATGCCGGGACTTATTACTGTGCTGTGGCCACGTGTGGGGAGATATTATTTGGAAATGGGACAAAACTGGACATTGAAG tTGCCGCCACTCTGCAAACAAATGATGGAACAGCCAGTGGTAATCAGCAAAGTCAACAG AGAAATGAGGACACTTTGGTTTATTGTACACCAGTCTTTACCAGGAGGAAAGCCGGCAACGCAGGGAGAAGGAATCAAAGAAAGGAAGAGACGATCTACACCGATATCAGGGCTTCTGTGAGGGATCAATAA
- the LOC119494399 gene encoding signal-regulatory protein beta-2-like isoform X1 produces the protein MKIIFFILLVLKIGRCTDDLIFETKTIGVGQNITLTCTRQTSWRTTYLFWIRVVSGTFPEILGSTIAYDKEVVEETDRVTATQEPGAFVLHITKTQFSDTAVYYCIKVIRSNMTFSKGIFLRVIGSEPDITAVTQDFPSDPVRPGDSVTLQCSVLFDSEKKTCPGEHSVFWFRAGSDKSHPSLIYAQRNNSDGCEKSPEVRSQQKCVYSFSKNVSSSDAGTYYCAVATCGEILFGNGTKLDIEVGSTCDSQNDNTIVFLLCAALAISLIVIAFLVYAIRKKSCNCCNVAATLQTNDGTASGNQQSQQRNEDTLVYCTPVFTRRKAGNAGRRNQRKEETIYTDIRASVRDQ, from the exons ATGaagatcatattttttattctgctCGTGCTCAAAATTGGAC gATGCACAGACGATCTCATCTTTGAGACAAAGACCATTGGTGTTGGACAAAATATCACTCTAACATGTACCCGCCAGACATCATGGCGTACAACATACTTATTTTGGATCAGGGTCGTTTCTGGAACCTTTCCTGAAATATTAGGAAGCACAATAGCCTATGATAAAGAGGTTGTTGAGGAGACTGATCGCGTTACAGCAACACAAGAGCCTGGAGCATTTGTTCTGCATATTACCAAAACACAGTTCAGCGATACTGCGGTCTACTACTGTATAAAAGTGATACGAAGCAACATGACATTTTCGAAAGGAATATTTCTGAGAGTCATAG GATCAGAACCTGATATCACTGCCGTCACTCAAGACTTTCCATCCGATCCAGTCCGTCCAGGAGACTCAGTGACTCTGCAGTGTTCAGTCCTCTTTGACTCTGAGAAGAAAACATGTCCAGGTGAACACAGTGTGTTCTGGTTCAGAGCCGGATCCGATAAATCTCATCCAAGTTTAATTTATGCCCAAAGAAACAACAGTGATGGATGTGAGAAGAGCCCCGAGGTTCGCTCTCAACAGAAATGTGTCTACAGCTTCTCTAAGAACGTCAGCTCCTCTGATGCCGGGACTTATTACTGTGCTGTGGCCACGTGTGGGGAGATATTATTTGGAAATGGGACAAAACTGGACATTGAAG TTGGCAGCACGTGTGATTCACAGAACGACAACACGATTGTCTTTCTGTTGTGTGCTGCTTTGGCTATCAGTCTGATTGTTATAGCCTTCCTTGTTTATGCCATCAGGAAAAAATCCTGTAATTGTTGCAACG tTGCCGCCACTCTGCAAACAAATGATGGAACAGCCAGTGGTAATCAGCAAAGTCAACAG AGAAATGAGGACACTTTGGTTTATTGTACACCAGTCTTTACCAGGAGGAAAGCCGGCAACGCAGGGAGAAGGAATCAAAGAAAGGAAGAGACGATCTACACCGATATCAGGGCTTCTGTGAGGGATCAATAA
- the LOC119494405 gene encoding uncharacterized protein LOC119494405 isoform X1, producing the protein MTRRLTALFLLSTVSLILTEEVPQQISLTVLELGDNFTLTCTFVQNEAGIFYWYKLKPGYMVQTVAAGTFNTVTLTGQFVNSRFTITNVNSEYILNIRNVSKDDEATYFCQAGSAYKMGFVNGTLLAVNDHKNLQKSFYVKQIPDTESVQPGDSVTLQCSLISKNKENTDQCPGKQNVYWFRSGSGESHPGIIYAHSDEEEERSCDYSLSKTIQSSSDTGTYYCAVVTCGEILFGEGTKVETSTKMGPSYHHPRDPAGSLPDCDCHPYFLKKLKDGEADALSYSTTGFLYNEKQEDEEKKRQQLQR; encoded by the exons ATGACCAGAAGACTGACTGCTTTGTTTCTTCTTAGTACAGTGT CCCTGATTCTAACTGAAGAGGTCCCTCAACAGATCTCTTTGACTGTGCTTGAACTTGGTGATAATTTTACTCTGACGTGTACATTCGTGCAAAATGAAGCCGGGATTTTTTACTGGTATAAGCTGAAGCCTGGATATATGGTTCAAACAGTTGCAGCAGGAACTTTTAACACAGTAACACTTACAGGACAATTCGTCAACTCAAGATTCACAATCACAAACGTGAACTCTGAGTATATTCTTAACATCAGAAATGTCAGCAAAGACGATGAAGCAACATACTTCTGTCAAGCAGGATCAGCATACAAGATGGGATTTGTTAATGGCACACTTTTGGCTGTAAATG ATCATAAAAATCTGCAGAAATCTTTCTACGTGAAACAAATTCCAGACACTGAGTCGGTCCAGCCGGGCGACTCAGTGACTCTCCAGTGTTCACTTATctccaaaaacaaagaaaacacagatcAGTGTCCAGGTAAACAGAATGTGTACTGGTTCAGATCTGGATCTGGAGAATCTCATCCCGGCATCATTTACGCTCACagtgatgaagaagaggaaagaagTTGTGACTACAGTCTGTCCAAAACTATACAGAGCTCCTCTGATACTGGGACTTACTACTGTGCTGTGGTCACATGTGGAGAGATCCTGTTTGGTGAAGGAACCAAAGTGGAAACAAGTAC AAA AATGGGACCCAGTTATCATCATCCTCGGGATCCTGCTGGTTCTCTGCCTGATTGTGATTGTCATCCTTATTTTCTCAAGAAACTGAAG GATGGCGAAGCAGACGCATTGAGCTATTCGACCACTGGATTTCTCTACAATGAAAAGCAAGAAGacgaagaaaaaaagagacaacagtTGCAACGATAA
- the LOC119494405 gene encoding uncharacterized protein LOC119494405 isoform X2, which translates to MTRRLTALFLLSTVSLILTEEVPQQISLTVLELGDNFTLTCTFVQNEAGIFYWYKLKPGYMVQTVAAGTFNTVTLTGQFVNSRFTITNVNSEYILNIRNVSKDDEATYFCQAGSAYKMGFVNGTLLAVNDHKNLQKSFYVKQIPDTESVQPGDSVTLQCSLISKNKENTDQCPGKQNVYWFRSGSGESHPGIIYAHSDEEEERSCDYSLSKTIQSSSDTGTYYCAVVTCGEILFGEGTKVETSTLFKS; encoded by the exons ATGACCAGAAGACTGACTGCTTTGTTTCTTCTTAGTACAGTGT CCCTGATTCTAACTGAAGAGGTCCCTCAACAGATCTCTTTGACTGTGCTTGAACTTGGTGATAATTTTACTCTGACGTGTACATTCGTGCAAAATGAAGCCGGGATTTTTTACTGGTATAAGCTGAAGCCTGGATATATGGTTCAAACAGTTGCAGCAGGAACTTTTAACACAGTAACACTTACAGGACAATTCGTCAACTCAAGATTCACAATCACAAACGTGAACTCTGAGTATATTCTTAACATCAGAAATGTCAGCAAAGACGATGAAGCAACATACTTCTGTCAAGCAGGATCAGCATACAAGATGGGATTTGTTAATGGCACACTTTTGGCTGTAAATG ATCATAAAAATCTGCAGAAATCTTTCTACGTGAAACAAATTCCAGACACTGAGTCGGTCCAGCCGGGCGACTCAGTGACTCTCCAGTGTTCACTTATctccaaaaacaaagaaaacacagatcAGTGTCCAGGTAAACAGAATGTGTACTGGTTCAGATCTGGATCTGGAGAATCTCATCCCGGCATCATTTACGCTCACagtgatgaagaagaggaaagaagTTGTGACTACAGTCTGTCCAAAACTATACAGAGCTCCTCTGATACTGGGACTTACTACTGTGCTGTGGTCACATGTGGAGAGATCCTGTTTGGTGAAGGAACCAAAGTGGAAACAAGTACGTTGTTTAAATCATAA
- the LOC119494402 gene encoding uncharacterized protein LOC119494402, with amino-acid sequence MIGRLAALFLLSTVYLIQAEEVSHQISMTVVEVGGNITLHCPVSEREGYFFYWYKQPLGFMIQTVAKGSFTQPKLDTQFNNSRFKVTAGKNQYNLTITNVSKEDEATYFCHKGTAYSHSFVNGIFLAVNDRKHQKSFYVKQSPKSVQPGDSVTLQCSLHSKNKEVQCPGKQNVYWFRSGSGQSHPGIIYTHSDEQEERSCVYSLSKTIQNSSDNGTYYCAVVTCGEVLLGEGTKVETRPKLDPVLIVLGALLACCVTVIVVLIFCVSRRRVCEHCKAGARSAARNPGHDKSTVDQQADLGGDGEALNYAALNFSARKVTRVTKKRESPECVYSPVRADYHTQHQPR; translated from the exons ATGATCGGAAGACTGGCTGCTTTGTTTCTTCTCAGTACAGTGT ACCTGATTCAAGCTGAAGAGGTTTCTCACCAGATCTCTATGACTGTAGTTGAAGTTGGTGGAAATATTACTTTGCACTGTCCAGTTTCTGAGAGGGAAGGATACTTCTTTTACTGGTATAAGCAGCCTCTTGGATTTATGATCCAAACAGTTGCTAAGGGATCATTTACTCAACCAAAACTTGATACACAATTTAACAACTCACGTTTCAAAGTCACAGCGGGGAAGAATCAGTATAATCTTACCATCACAAATGTCAGCAAAGAGGACGAAGCAACATACTTCTGTCACAAGGGAACAGCATATTCACACAGTTTTGTTAATGGCATCTTCTTGGCTGTGAACG ATCGTAAGCATCAGAAATCTTTCTACGTGAAACAAAGTCCGAAGTCGGTCCAGCCGGGCGACTCAGTGACTCTCCAGTGTTCACTTCACTCCAAGAACAAAGAAGTCCAGTGTCCAGGTAAACAGAATGTGTACTGGTTCAGATCTGGATCAGGACAATCTCATCCCGGCATCATTTACACTCACAGTGATGAACAAGAGGAAAGAAGTTGTGTCTACAGTCTGTCCAAAACTATACAGAACTCCTCTGATAATGGGACTTACTACTGCGCTGTGGTCACATGTGGAGAGGTCCTGTTGGGTGAAGGAACCAAAGTGGAAACAA GACCTAAACTAGACCCAGTACTCATTGTGCTTGGAGCCCTGTTGGCCTGCTGTGTGACGGTGATTGTTGTCCTTATTTTCTGCGTAAGTCGAAGGAGAGTTTGTGAACACTGCAAAG CAGGAGCAAGGAGTGCCGCCCGTAATCCTGGACATGACAAGTCAACAGTGGATCAACAAGCTGACCTg ggTGGTGACGGAGAAGCATTGAACTATGCAGCACTGAATTTCTCCGCAAGAAAAGTGACAAGAGTGACGAAAAAGAGAGAGTCACCAGAGTGTGTGTACTCTCCTGTGAGAGCAGACTACCACACACAGCACCAGCCCAGGTAG
- the LOC119494398 gene encoding uncharacterized protein LOC119494398, with protein sequence MILLCITLLLLHQGYALISVTTVQLGEPAIFKCFFPDSDYSNTRVKWYKQSIGDTLELMSTLMKGTANPSFEPEFPPSKCFANLSKTTSTMTILKTTPEDEAVYHCAFTTWSDDEWTGTYLSLKGNTQRTTDFTVVQRPTASDPVHPGDSVTLQCSVLSDSEKKSCSGDYSLHWFGVGSDKSHPNIIYTDGNRHDECEKRSDTQRSCVYRFSKNVSHSDAGTYYCAVATCGEIIFGHGTKLDIEGTSSRSHGVLLTDSTFLSLQCAVWAICLIVIAVLIYAVKKNKCDYCNTKAVSLQENVAKRNLKRNEDGWIYSTVVFTVMETGRGGKKDAKAAERERIYAAVKAFGLD encoded by the exons ATGATCCTTTTATGCATTACACTGCTTCTTCTCCATCAAGGAT ATGCGCTGATCTCAGTGACCACAGTTCAACTGGGTGAACCTGCaatcttcaaatgttttttccctGATTCGGATTATAGCAATACACGAGTCAAGTGGTACAAACAGAGTATTGGTGATACTCTTGAATTAATGAGTACACTGATGAAAGGCACTGCAAATCCTTCGTTTGAACCAGAGTTTCCTCCTTCAAAATGCTTTGCAAACCTTTCAAAAACCACGAGCACTATGACCATTTTGAAGACAACCCCAGAAGATGAGGCAGTGTatcactgtgcattcactaccTGGAGTGACGATGAGTGGACTGGCACGTATTTGTCTTTAAAAG gaAACACTCAGAGGACAACAGACTTTACTGTTGTTCAGCGGCCGACAGCATCTGATCCAGTTCATCCAGGCGACTCCGTCACTCTCCAGTGTTCGGTCCTCTCCGACTCTGAAAAGAAGTCCTGTTCTGGAGATTACAGTTTGCACTGGTTTGGAGTCGGATCGGATAAATCTCATCCAAACATCATCTACACTGATGGAAATAGACATGATGAATGTGAGAAGAGATCTGATACTCAGAGGAGTTGTGTTTATCGCTTCTCCAAGAACGTCAGCCACTCTGATGCCGGGACTTACTACTGTGCCGTCGCCACATGTGGGGAGATAATATTTGGACATGGAACAAAACTGGACATTGAAG GAACCAGCTCACGGTCACATGGTGTTTTACTGACGGACAGTACATTTCTGTCCCTGCAGTGTGCGGTCTGGGCTATATGTCTGATTGTTATAGCCGTCCTCATTTACGCTGTCAAGAAAAACAAGTGTGACTATTGCAATACTAAAG CTGTTTCCCTGCaagaaaatgttgcaaaaaGGAATTTAAAG AGAAATGAAGACGGATGGATTTATTCTACTGTCGTCTTTACCGTGATGGAAACTGGCAGAGGTGGAAAGAAGGATGCAAAagcagcggagagagagaggatctaCGCTGCTGTCAAGGCTTTCGGGTTGGATTAG